From a region of the Fusobacterium periodonticum ATCC 33693 genome:
- the carR gene encoding coaggregation response regulator transcription factor CarR, whose protein sequence is MRILVVEDEKDLNNIITKHLKKNNFSVDSVFNGEEALEYLEYGTYDLIVLDIMLPKLNGYEVVKKLRENKNETAVLMLTARDSIDDKIKGLDLGADDYLIKPFDFGELLARIRALVRRKYGNTSNTMEIDDLCIDIAKKTVVRAGKNIELTGKEYEVLEYLIQNKGHVLSRDKIRDSVWDYGYEGESNIIDVLIKNIRKKIDVGNSKPLIHTKRGLGYVLKEDE, encoded by the coding sequence ATGAGAATTTTAGTAGTTGAAGATGAAAAAGATTTAAACAATATTATTACAAAACACCTAAAGAAAAACAACTTTAGTGTGGATAGTGTTTTTAATGGTGAAGAAGCACTTGAATATTTAGAATATGGTACTTATGATTTAATTGTATTGGATATAATGTTACCTAAATTAAATGGTTATGAAGTTGTAAAAAAATTAAGAGAAAATAAGAATGAAACAGCTGTTTTAATGTTAACAGCGAGAGATAGCATAGATGACAAAATCAAAGGATTAGATCTAGGTGCTGATGATTACTTAATTAAACCTTTTGATTTTGGTGAACTTTTAGCAAGAATTAGAGCTCTAGTTAGAAGAAAATATGGTAATACATCAAATACAATGGAAATTGATGACTTATGTATAGATATAGCAAAAAAGACTGTTGTTAGAGCTGGAAAAAATATAGAGTTAACAGGGAAAGAATATGAAGTTTTAGAATATTTAATTCAAAATAAAGGGCATGTATTAAGTAGAGATAAAATTAGAGATAGTGTATGGGATTATGGCTATGAAGGTGAATCTAATATCATAGATGTTTTAATAAAAAATATTCGTAAAAAAATAGATGTTGGAAATTCAAAACCACTTATTCATACAAAAAGAGGACTAGGCTATGTTCTTAAAGAAGATGAATAG
- the carS gene encoding coaggregation-regulating histidine kinase CarS, translated as MFLKKMNRFLSKIPVSIRVTVWFSSVIVILFLIILSSLILIEDKFVNDLSQKELVEAVEEIYEEPEKFENFNDGIYYIKYNEQNEIIAGKFPKDFDIALAFSIEDINTYQVENKKFLYYDTRLQDEDEWIRGIYPLGKVQKEIELLWNIAIALSVLFLIFVVIVGYRIIKNAFKPVKQISDTALEIKRSKDFSNRIALEDSSDDEIHKMASTFNEMLDTVEEVFIHEKQFSSDVSHELRTPITVILAQSDYSLQYSETFEEAKESLEVINRHAKRMTNLINQIMELSKLERQKEIEKERINLSNVVLQLLEDYKPLLESKNLNLIYNVEKDIRIQGNKIMLERVFLNILMNAIKFTKTNIEVSLIRDDKTAVLKIRDDGVGISEENKKFIWERFFQVNDSRNKVENKGIGLGLSMVKKIVDLHSATIYLESELEQGTCFTIKFNMQ; from the coding sequence ATGTTCTTAAAGAAGATGAATAGATTTTTGTCAAAGATTCCAGTAAGTATAAGAGTTACAGTTTGGTTTTCATCAGTAATTGTTATACTATTTTTAATAATTTTATCATCTCTAATTTTGATAGAAGATAAGTTTGTAAATGATTTAAGTCAAAAAGAACTTGTAGAAGCTGTTGAAGAAATATATGAAGAGCCTGAAAAGTTTGAGAATTTTAATGATGGAATATACTATATAAAGTACAATGAACAAAATGAAATAATTGCAGGTAAGTTCCCTAAAGATTTTGATATTGCTCTAGCATTCTCAATAGAAGATATAAATACATATCAAGTGGAAAATAAAAAATTCCTTTACTATGATACTAGATTACAAGATGAAGATGAATGGATTAGAGGTATATATCCTTTAGGTAAGGTTCAAAAGGAAATAGAATTACTTTGGAACATTGCTATTGCCTTAAGTGTCTTATTTTTAATTTTTGTTGTTATTGTTGGATATAGAATAATAAAAAATGCTTTTAAACCTGTTAAACAAATATCTGATACAGCCTTAGAAATAAAAAGAAGTAAAGATTTCTCAAATAGAATAGCTCTAGAAGATTCTAGTGATGATGAAATTCATAAGATGGCATCAACATTTAATGAAATGTTGGACACAGTAGAAGAAGTTTTTATACATGAAAAACAATTTAGTTCAGATGTTTCTCATGAATTAAGAACACCTATAACAGTTATTCTAGCTCAAAGTGATTATTCCTTACAATATTCTGAGACTTTTGAAGAAGCGAAAGAATCATTAGAAGTTATAAATAGACATGCTAAAAGAATGACTAATTTGATAAATCAAATTATGGAACTTTCTAAACTTGAAAGACAGAAAGAAATAGAAAAAGAAAGAATAAATCTTTCAAATGTAGTTTTACAACTTTTAGAAGATTATAAACCTTTACTAGAAAGTAAAAATTTAAATCTAATATATAATGTTGAAAAAGATATAAGAATACAAGGTAATAAAATTATGTTAGAAAGAGTTTTTCTAAATATCCTAATGAATGCTATAAAATTCACTAAAACAAATATTGAAGTTTCATTGATAAGAGATGATAAAACTGCAGTATTAAAAATTAGAGATGATGGCGTAGGAATATCTGAGGAAAACAAAAAATTTATTTGGGAAAGATTCTTCCAAGTTAATGACTCAAGAAATAAAGTAGAAAATAAGGGGATTGGCTTAGGCCTTTCAATGGTAAAAAAAATAGTAGATCTTCACTCAGCTACAATATACCTTGAAAGTGAATTAGAACAAGGAACTTGTTTTACTATAAAATTTAATATGCAATAA